A stretch of Mesorhizobium sp. M2A.F.Ca.ET.046.03.2.1 DNA encodes these proteins:
- a CDS encoding glutamine synthetase family protein, which translates to MPPEKKEVRPSSRGGRARTPAFLKNERGVKNWKEASAWLEWRGIEDIECITPDQAGVARGKMMPSKKFTSNTSLALPSAVFMTTISGGYPEDGNGFHYPEDDGDLKLLPDLSTLTVVPWEEDPTAAVICDLVHQDGRSVEFTPRNVLKRVLAAYDERGLKPVVAPEIEFYLVRKNPDPDYPLTPPVGRSGRPIGGGAGYSIAGVNEFDELIDDIYHFSERQGLEIDTLIHEEGAGQLEINLRHGNPIELADQVFMFKRTIREAALKHEIYATFMAKPIQGQPGSAMHIHQSVVDKKTGKNIFSAEDGSETDAFFHFIGGMQKHVPNALVMFAPYVNSYRRLTQQASAPVNNKWGYDNRTTAFRVPRSDPAARRVENRIPSSDANPYLALAASLACGLVGMNNKIKAEPPVLTTANADEIDLPRGLLEAVGLFEDDTELGAILGKSFAATYTAIKRAEFETFMEVISPWEREYLLLNV; encoded by the coding sequence ATGCCGCCTGAGAAAAAGGAAGTCCGTCCGTCAAGCCGGGGGGGACGCGCCCGCACGCCTGCCTTCCTGAAAAACGAACGCGGTGTGAAGAACTGGAAGGAAGCCAGCGCCTGGCTGGAGTGGCGCGGCATCGAGGACATCGAATGCATCACGCCGGACCAGGCCGGGGTTGCCCGCGGCAAGATGATGCCGTCGAAGAAATTCACCTCCAACACCTCGCTGGCGCTGCCGTCAGCCGTGTTCATGACGACGATCTCCGGCGGCTACCCGGAAGACGGCAACGGCTTCCACTATCCCGAGGACGACGGCGACCTGAAGCTCTTGCCCGATCTCTCGACGCTGACCGTGGTGCCGTGGGAAGAGGACCCGACGGCGGCGGTGATCTGCGACCTCGTGCACCAGGACGGCCGCTCGGTCGAGTTCACGCCGCGCAACGTGCTGAAGCGCGTGCTTGCGGCCTATGACGAGCGCGGGCTCAAACCGGTCGTGGCACCGGAGATCGAATTCTATCTGGTACGCAAGAACCCCGACCCGGACTATCCGCTGACGCCGCCCGTCGGGCGCTCGGGGCGGCCGATCGGCGGCGGCGCCGGCTATTCGATCGCCGGCGTCAACGAGTTCGACGAGCTGATCGACGACATCTACCATTTCTCGGAACGGCAGGGCCTGGAGATCGACACGCTGATCCATGAGGAAGGCGCCGGCCAGCTCGAGATCAATCTGCGGCACGGCAACCCGATCGAGCTCGCCGACCAAGTGTTCATGTTCAAGCGCACCATCCGCGAGGCGGCGCTGAAGCACGAGATCTACGCCACCTTCATGGCCAAGCCGATCCAGGGACAGCCGGGCTCGGCCATGCATATCCACCAGTCCGTGGTCGACAAGAAGACCGGCAAGAACATCTTCTCGGCCGAGGACGGCTCCGAGACAGACGCATTCTTCCACTTCATCGGCGGCATGCAAAAGCATGTGCCGAACGCGCTGGTGATGTTCGCGCCCTACGTCAACTCCTACCGCCGGCTGACTCAACAGGCCTCGGCTCCGGTCAACAACAAATGGGGCTACGACAACCGCACCACCGCCTTCCGCGTGCCGCGCTCGGACCCGGCGGCGCGGCGCGTCGAAAACCGCATCCCGTCGTCGGACGCCAACCCCTATCTGGCGCTGGCCGCGTCGCTGGCCTGCGGGCTGGTGGGCATGAACAACAAGATCAAGGCGGAACCGCCGGTGCTGACGACCGCCAACGCGGATGAAATCGACCTGCCGCGCGGCCTTCTGGAGGCGGTCGGCCTCTTCGAGGACGATACGGAGCTCGGCGCCATCCTCGGCAAATCCTTCGCCGCTACCTACACCGCGATCAAACGCGCCGAGTTCGAGACCTTCATGGAAGTGATCAGCCCATGGGAGCGGGAATATCTGCTGCTCAATGTGTGA
- a CDS encoding FAD-binding oxidoreductase — translation MPYQSPISPGRSWYEDTVGPRPEYSPLDGDRTCDVVIIGGGFTGLSAAAHLAKAGANVVLIEANRFGDGASGRNGGQLGTGQRAWAEELEAEYGLSRARALFDMAEEAKAHLLDFAATNTIDIDYMPGQLSVAHKKRYVDDYKRHAEIMASRFGYPHLSFMDQAETAQRLGSTRYFGGTRDIGTGHIHPLKLVIGTARVAAAAGAHLFEQTPSTGIISSGGKVKVTTPKGTITADKCLIGVNAYGGNLEPVSAAHIMPIGSFIGATVPLAASKVLPGGESVDDSRFVVRYFRKSKDGRLLFGGREVYAVNDPKDIHIHIRRQIAELYPDLKDVEITHGWGGYVGITMPRKPFVREVMPNVISIGGYSGHGVMLSNFFGKLYAETVAGNRDRLKLIEDLNIPPFPGGRRFRAPLLFLALSWFALRDRI, via the coding sequence ATGCCCTACCAATCCCCCATCTCTCCCGGCCGGTCCTGGTACGAGGATACGGTTGGACCCCGCCCCGAGTACTCGCCTCTCGACGGCGACCGGACCTGCGACGTCGTCATCATCGGCGGCGGCTTTACCGGCCTCTCGGCTGCAGCGCATCTGGCCAAGGCGGGCGCAAATGTCGTGCTGATCGAGGCCAATCGCTTCGGCGACGGCGCGTCCGGACGCAATGGCGGCCAGCTCGGCACCGGGCAGCGTGCCTGGGCGGAAGAGTTGGAGGCCGAATATGGCCTTTCCCGCGCCAGGGCGCTGTTCGACATGGCGGAAGAGGCCAAGGCGCATCTGCTTGACTTCGCTGCCACCAACACGATCGACATCGACTATATGCCGGGCCAGCTTTCCGTGGCGCACAAGAAACGTTACGTCGACGACTACAAGCGACACGCCGAGATCATGGCGAGCCGCTTCGGCTATCCGCATTTGAGCTTCATGGACCAGGCGGAGACGGCGCAGCGGTTGGGCTCGACGCGCTACTTCGGCGGCACCCGCGACATCGGCACCGGTCACATCCATCCGCTGAAGCTGGTGATCGGCACGGCGAGAGTGGCGGCCGCCGCCGGCGCACATCTCTTCGAGCAGACGCCGTCCACCGGCATAATTTCCAGCGGCGGCAAGGTGAAGGTCACGACGCCCAAGGGCACGATCACGGCCGACAAATGCCTGATCGGCGTCAATGCCTATGGCGGCAATCTCGAGCCGGTGAGCGCGGCGCATATCATGCCGATCGGCTCTTTCATCGGCGCGACCGTGCCGCTCGCTGCTTCCAAAGTGCTGCCGGGCGGCGAGTCCGTCGACGATTCCCGTTTCGTGGTGCGCTATTTCCGCAAGTCAAAAGACGGCAGGCTGTTGTTCGGCGGCCGCGAGGTCTATGCCGTCAACGATCCAAAGGACATCCATATCCACATCCGCAGGCAGATCGCCGAACTCTACCCGGACCTCAAGGATGTCGAAATCACGCATGGCTGGGGCGGCTATGTCGGCATCACCATGCCGAGAAAGCCGTTCGTGCGCGAAGTGATGCCGAATGTGATCTCGATCGGAGGCTATTCCGGCCACGGCGTCATGCTGTCGAACTTCTTCGGCAAGCTCTATGCCGAGACCGTTGCCGGCAATCGCGACCGCCTGAAACTGATCGAGGACCTGAATATCCCCCCCTTCCCGGGCGGCCGCCGCTTTCGCGCGCCGCTCTTGTTTCTGGCGCTCAGCTGGTTTGCGCTGCGCGACAGGATTTGA
- a CDS encoding SH3 domain-containing protein, with protein sequence MNEPFSFGTPERQRFTMQFGYNVRPSFWQKVQSNAHLVIAAVGTVALLGVAGVALWLCIPGSGRQVAAASAEQTVPTIPVKTTKIAPVAAAVTVAPAPQAARKADAVSPATAAREANIPALASNSPRWTAPDSKSPSEPAGDQPAPSKQAAEPGAAQSTDTAFAEPAAENDASDALSQVAAPAPSGETAAKTPGDKMDGAQTAAIPEAKPQAPDADPPATDDAAQSEPKPQKVGAAANGRILRAVTMRSGPKKGAAAIVTVPAKASVQVMNCKRWCEIVYNGKHGWVYKSYVKTGA encoded by the coding sequence GTGAACGAGCCCTTCAGTTTCGGCACGCCGGAACGGCAGCGCTTCACAATGCAGTTCGGCTATAACGTACGGCCATCCTTCTGGCAGAAGGTGCAGTCGAACGCGCATCTGGTCATTGCAGCGGTGGGCACGGTCGCGCTGCTCGGCGTGGCCGGGGTGGCGCTCTGGCTGTGCATTCCGGGCAGCGGCCGGCAGGTTGCCGCGGCCAGCGCCGAGCAGACCGTGCCGACAATCCCGGTGAAGACCACGAAGATCGCTCCGGTGGCGGCGGCGGTGACCGTGGCCCCGGCACCACAGGCCGCGCGCAAGGCGGATGCGGTTTCGCCGGCGACGGCGGCCCGCGAAGCCAACATTCCGGCGCTGGCGTCGAACAGCCCCCGCTGGACGGCTCCCGACTCCAAATCCCCGTCGGAGCCGGCAGGGGATCAACCAGCTCCATCGAAGCAGGCCGCCGAGCCTGGCGCTGCGCAATCAACCGACACGGCCTTCGCCGAACCAGCCGCGGAGAACGACGCCTCGGACGCACTGTCGCAGGTTGCCGCGCCCGCACCGTCGGGCGAGACGGCCGCGAAGACGCCGGGCGACAAGATGGACGGCGCCCAGACCGCCGCCATTCCTGAGGCCAAGCCACAGGCTCCCGATGCCGATCCGCCGGCAACCGATGACGCGGCGCAGTCCGAACCGAAACCTCAAAAGGTCGGTGCGGCCGCCAATGGACGCATCTTGAGGGCCGTCACCATGCGCTCTGGACCGAAGAAGGGCGCAGCCGCGATCGTCACCGTGCCAGCCAAGGCATCGGTGCAGGTGATGAACTGCAAGCGGTGGTGCGAGATCGTCTATAACGGCAAGCACGGCTGGGTCTACAAGAGCTACGTCAAGACCGGCGCGTGA
- a CDS encoding Mur ligase family protein produces MNAGLRRIRKELGQRLKIYRARRARARSKATFIGVTGSSGKSTAVSLLGHILAGHGRTYTRVLANTINSLVSTLYRHMNKHGEVDYVVFEAGASGVDTIRPMAQLLKPHVAVVTMVQLEHFSSFKALENVAREKRALVEALGPDGLAVLNADDPNVLAMASGGAHRLVTFGESETADYRVADISAAYPRTLSFTLHCRAGVLKLKTPFPGEHFWLPTAAAAATALELGVPARMVEDRIAAFEPLANRCRVLVVDGGPHFVVDTAKAPWHSLSLAFDMMARSTAGRKRIVLGQLSDFAGSNAKYARAYESAREIADQVIYVGEHAHRSKASQADRDSGRFVELRTPKEVSDHLRRTAAPGELILLKSSSSLHLERLALAWTYDVKCWIPACGKKEGCQTCGLFEVPFEEHREFVKKRRHDRWRQGLRHLFGG; encoded by the coding sequence ATGAATGCCGGACTGCGGAGAATTCGCAAGGAACTGGGGCAACGCCTCAAGATCTACCGGGCGAGGCGTGCAAGGGCGCGGAGCAAGGCCACCTTCATCGGCGTAACCGGCAGCTCAGGAAAGTCGACCGCGGTGAGCCTGCTCGGGCACATTCTGGCCGGCCACGGGCGGACCTACACGCGGGTTCTGGCCAACACGATAAATTCACTGGTCAGCACACTTTACAGGCACATGAACAAGCACGGCGAGGTCGACTATGTCGTCTTCGAGGCGGGCGCCTCCGGCGTCGATACGATCAGGCCCATGGCACAGCTGCTCAAGCCGCATGTGGCTGTTGTCACGATGGTGCAGCTCGAGCATTTTTCCAGTTTCAAGGCCTTGGAGAACGTCGCTCGGGAAAAACGCGCTTTGGTCGAGGCGCTGGGGCCTGACGGGCTGGCGGTACTGAACGCCGACGATCCCAATGTATTGGCCATGGCATCCGGCGGTGCGCATCGCCTCGTCACGTTCGGCGAGTCGGAAACGGCCGACTATCGCGTCGCCGACATCAGCGCCGCCTATCCGCGCACGCTCAGCTTCACGCTTCACTGCCGGGCCGGGGTGTTGAAGCTCAAGACGCCGTTTCCGGGAGAGCATTTCTGGCTGCCGACGGCTGCCGCGGCCGCGACCGCTCTCGAGCTTGGCGTACCAGCGCGAATGGTGGAGGACAGGATCGCGGCATTCGAGCCGTTGGCGAACCGCTGTCGCGTCCTGGTCGTCGATGGAGGACCGCATTTCGTCGTCGACACCGCCAAGGCCCCTTGGCATTCGCTGTCGCTCGCCTTCGACATGATGGCAAGATCAACGGCTGGGCGAAAGCGGATCGTGCTTGGCCAGCTGTCGGACTTTGCCGGCTCGAACGCAAAATATGCGCGCGCCTATGAAAGTGCGCGCGAGATTGCCGACCAGGTGATCTATGTCGGGGAGCATGCCCATCGCTCGAAAGCCAGCCAGGCCGATCGCGACAGCGGCCGGTTCGTGGAACTGCGGACGCCGAAAGAGGTTTCCGATCATCTCAGGCGCACTGCCGCGCCAGGCGAACTCATCCTTCTCAAGAGTTCTTCGAGTCTTCACCTGGAACGTTTGGCGCTCGCCTGGACATATGATGTGAAATGCTGGATCCCCGCTTGCGGGAAGAAGGAAGGCTGCCAGACTTGCGGCCTTTTCGAAGTGCCGTTCGAGGAGCATCGGGAGTTCGTCAAAAAGCGCAGGCATGATCGCTGGCGGCAGGGACTTCGTCACCTCTTCGGCGGCTGA
- a CDS encoding SDR family oxidoreductase yields the protein MRLENKVAIITGAASGFGEGMAKRFAEEGARVVVADLNAKGAERVADEIGKDAIWTQTDVSLRSEFDEMIYAAKSAFGRIDIMVNNAGFTHRNGDMLGVDEETFDLITAVNMKAIYHAALAVVPIMDRQGGGVILTTASTAGLRPRPGLTWYNASKGWAITATKSMAVELAPKNIRVNCLCPVAGETGMLEKFMGDDTPEIREKFRASIPLGRLSTPLDVANAALWLASDEAAFITGVALEVDGGRCV from the coding sequence ATGCGTCTGGAAAACAAGGTCGCCATCATCACGGGTGCCGCGTCGGGCTTCGGCGAGGGCATGGCGAAACGCTTTGCCGAAGAGGGTGCGCGCGTGGTCGTCGCCGATCTCAACGCCAAGGGCGCGGAGCGGGTGGCCGACGAGATCGGCAAAGACGCGATCTGGACCCAGACCGACGTGTCCCTGCGCTCCGAATTCGACGAGATGATCTACGCCGCCAAGAGCGCGTTCGGCCGCATCGACATCATGGTCAACAATGCCGGCTTCACCCACCGCAACGGCGATATGCTGGGCGTCGACGAGGAAACCTTCGACCTGATCACCGCCGTCAACATGAAGGCGATCTACCATGCGGCGCTTGCCGTCGTGCCGATCATGGACCGGCAGGGGGGCGGCGTCATCCTGACCACGGCCTCGACCGCAGGGCTTCGGCCGCGGCCGGGGTTGACCTGGTACAATGCTTCCAAGGGCTGGGCGATCACGGCCACCAAATCGATGGCCGTCGAACTGGCGCCGAAGAACATTCGCGTCAACTGCCTTTGCCCGGTTGCCGGAGAGACCGGCATGCTGGAGAAATTCATGGGCGACGACACGCCGGAGATACGCGAGAAGTTCCGCGCCTCGATTCCGCTCGGCCGGCTCTCGACACCGCTCGACGTCGCCAATGCGGCACTGTGGCTGGCTTCGGACGAGGCCGCCTTCATCACCGGCGTGGCGCTGGAGGTCGATGGCGGCCGCTGTGTCTAA
- the zwf gene encoding glucose-6-phosphate dehydrogenase, which produces MTSQIIPVDPFDFIIFGGTGDLSERKLLPSLYHRQRDHQFSEPTRIIGTSRAKMSDAEFRTFAKKAISEHVKPEDVDAKELETFLARLSYVSADATTGAGFGELKKAIGDSDRIRAFYLAVAPALFGDISHKLKEHKLITPNSRIVLEKPIGRDLSSARALNDAVGGDFDEGQIFRIDHYLGKETVQNLMALRFANALYEPLWNSAHIDHVQITVAETVGLEDRVTYYDKAGALRDMVQNHILQLLCLVAMETPSSMDADAVRDEKLKVLRALKRINGNGAPKHTVRGQYRAGASAGGPVKGYVEELGKDSNTETFVAIKAEIGNWRWAGVPFYLRTGKRLATRVSEIVIEFKPIPYSIFGDSAGPIFANQLVIRLQPNEGVKQYIMIKDPGPGGMRLRQISLDMSFAQSFDTRAPDAYERLIMDVVRGNQTLFMRRDEVEAAWKWIDPIQNAWESARQEAQGYTAGTWGPSASIALIERDGRTWHESN; this is translated from the coding sequence ATGACCAGCCAGATCATTCCTGTCGATCCCTTCGACTTCATCATCTTCGGCGGCACCGGCGACTTGTCGGAACGCAAGCTCCTGCCGTCGCTCTACCATCGCCAGCGCGACCATCAATTCTCCGAACCGACGCGCATCATCGGAACGTCGCGCGCGAAGATGAGCGATGCCGAATTCCGGACCTTCGCCAAGAAGGCGATATCCGAGCACGTGAAACCGGAGGATGTCGATGCCAAGGAGCTTGAGACTTTCTTGGCGCGGCTTTCCTACGTGTCGGCTGACGCGACCACAGGCGCCGGCTTCGGCGAGCTCAAGAAGGCGATCGGCGACAGCGACCGGATCCGCGCCTTCTACCTTGCGGTGGCACCGGCGCTGTTCGGCGACATCTCGCACAAGCTCAAGGAGCACAAGCTGATCACGCCGAATTCGCGCATCGTGCTGGAAAAGCCGATCGGCCGCGACCTCAGCTCGGCGCGCGCCCTCAACGACGCGGTCGGCGGCGATTTCGACGAAGGCCAGATCTTCCGCATCGACCACTATCTCGGCAAGGAAACGGTGCAGAACCTGATGGCGCTGCGCTTTGCCAATGCGCTCTATGAGCCGCTGTGGAATTCGGCGCATATCGACCATGTTCAGATCACCGTCGCCGAGACCGTCGGGCTCGAAGACCGCGTCACCTATTACGACAAGGCCGGCGCGCTGCGCGACATGGTGCAGAACCATATTCTGCAGCTGCTTTGCCTCGTCGCCATGGAAACGCCGTCGTCCATGGACGCCGATGCCGTGCGCGACGAGAAGCTGAAGGTGCTCAGGGCTCTGAAGCGCATCAACGGCAACGGGGCGCCCAAGCATACGGTGCGCGGCCAGTATCGCGCCGGCGCCTCGGCGGGCGGTCCCGTCAAGGGATATGTCGAGGAACTCGGCAAGGATAGCAACACCGAGACTTTCGTGGCCATCAAGGCCGAGATCGGCAACTGGCGCTGGGCCGGCGTTCCCTTCTATCTGAGGACCGGCAAACGGCTCGCCACCCGCGTCTCGGAAATCGTCATCGAGTTCAAGCCGATCCCTTATTCGATCTTCGGCGACAGCGCCGGACCGATCTTCGCCAACCAGCTCGTGATCCGGCTGCAGCCGAACGAAGGCGTCAAACAATACATCATGATCAAGGATCCCGGCCCGGGCGGCATGCGCCTGCGCCAGATTTCGCTCGATATGAGCTTCGCTCAGTCCTTCGACACGCGCGCGCCGGACGCCTATGAGCGGCTGATCATGGATGTGGTGCGGGGCAACCAGACGCTGTTCATGCGCCGCGACGAGGTCGAGGCGGCCTGGAAATGGATCGATCCGATCCAGAACGCCTGGGAGAGCGCCAGGCAGGAGGCCCAGGGCTATACGGCCGGCACCTGGGGGCCGTCGGCCTCGATCGCGCTTATCGAACGTGACGGACGGACATGGCACGAGAGCAATTGA
- the pgl gene encoding 6-phosphogluconolactonase produces MAREQLSEVSYGWNGFADRQDLATALAGEIADRLTRAVAERGAALLAVSGGTTPAKLFAALSTTPIAWDKVIVTLVDERFVPPSSPRSNAGLVAANLLQNKAAAARFVPLYHEAASIEDAAAADSEALRSLPWPLDVVILGMGGDGHTASFFPDAGNLEELLDPASQRIVLPVHAASGGEPRLTLSMARIVAAGFVALHIEGEDKRTAFNGAMGPGAKKPIRSVLEAAPGRIEVFWAP; encoded by the coding sequence ATGGCACGAGAGCAATTGAGCGAGGTCAGCTACGGCTGGAACGGCTTTGCCGATCGCCAGGATCTCGCGACGGCGCTTGCCGGTGAGATCGCGGACCGGTTGACCAGGGCCGTTGCGGAACGCGGCGCCGCGCTGCTCGCCGTGTCCGGCGGGACCACGCCGGCGAAGCTGTTCGCCGCGCTCTCGACGACGCCGATCGCCTGGGACAAGGTTATTGTGACGCTGGTCGACGAGCGCTTCGTGCCGCCGTCCTCGCCGCGATCGAATGCCGGGCTGGTGGCGGCGAACCTGCTGCAGAACAAGGCCGCGGCGGCGCGCTTCGTGCCGCTCTACCATGAGGCGGCAAGCATCGAGGACGCCGCGGCGGCGGATAGCGAAGCGCTGCGGTCGCTGCCCTGGCCGCTCGACGTGGTCATTCTCGGCATGGGCGGCGACGGCCACACGGCTTCGTTCTTTCCCGATGCCGGCAACCTCGAGGAGTTGCTCGATCCCGCGTCCCAGCGCATCGTGCTGCCGGTGCATGCGGCGAGCGGGGGCGAGCCGCGGCTGACGCTGTCGATGGCGCGCATCGTCGCGGCCGGCTTCGTCGCGCTCCATATCGAAGGCGAGGACAAGCGCACAGCGTTCAACGGCGCGATGGGTCCAGGCGCGAAAAAGCCCATCCGCAGCGTGCTCGAAGCGGCGCCGGGACGGATAGAGGTGTTCTGGGCACCCTGA
- the edd gene encoding phosphogluconate dehydratase, giving the protein MTARRDIEAITERIRQRSKAGREAYLGRIAGASSNTANRAVLGCGNLAHGFAVCSPSEKIALGGDRVPNLGIITSYNDMLSAHQPFETFPALIKEAAREAGGIAQVAGGVPAMCDGVTQGQPGMELSLFSRDVIAMAAAIGLSHNMFDAAVFLGVCDKIVPGLVIAALTFGHLPAVFIPAGPMTTGLANDEKAKVRQLYAEGKVGRAELLEAESKSYHGPGTCTFYGTANSNQMLMEIMGLHTPGASFVNPGTPLRDALTREAAKRALAITALGNAYTPVGRMIDERSIVNGVVGLHATGGSTNHTIHLIAMAAAAGIALTWQDISDLSEAVPLLARVYPNGLADVNHFHAAGGLGYLIRELLDEGLLHEDVQTVWGEGLRPYAVEARLGEDGSVVREAAPLVSGDEKVLAPVKKAFQPTGGLKVLGGNLGHAVIKTSAVKPERRIIEAPAKVFDSQQGLNDAFKAGQLTGDFVAVIRFQGPKANGMPELHKLTTVLGILQDRGQRVALVTDGRMSGASGKVPAAIHVTPEAVEDGPIARIHDGDVIRLDADAGTLEVLVPGTEFALRRTADADLIGNEFGFGRELFAGFRQLVGRADHGAAAFGSA; this is encoded by the coding sequence ATGACAGCCAGACGCGATATCGAAGCCATCACGGAACGCATCCGCCAACGTTCAAAAGCCGGGCGAGAAGCCTATCTCGGCCGCATCGCCGGAGCGTCAAGCAATACCGCCAATCGGGCGGTGCTGGGCTGCGGCAACCTCGCCCACGGTTTTGCCGTGTGCAGCCCGTCGGAAAAGATCGCGCTCGGCGGCGACCGCGTGCCGAATCTCGGCATCATCACCTCCTACAATGACATGCTGTCGGCGCATCAGCCCTTCGAGACCTTCCCGGCGCTGATCAAGGAAGCCGCGCGGGAAGCGGGCGGCATCGCCCAGGTGGCCGGCGGCGTGCCGGCGATGTGCGACGGCGTCACCCAAGGCCAGCCCGGCATGGAATTGTCGCTGTTCTCGCGCGATGTCATCGCCATGGCGGCGGCGATCGGCCTGTCGCACAATATGTTCGACGCCGCCGTCTTCCTCGGTGTCTGCGACAAGATCGTGCCCGGACTGGTGATCGCGGCGCTCACCTTCGGCCATCTGCCTGCCGTCTTCATCCCCGCCGGACCGATGACGACCGGGCTCGCGAATGACGAGAAGGCCAAGGTCCGCCAGCTCTATGCCGAAGGCAAGGTCGGCCGCGCCGAACTGCTGGAAGCGGAGTCCAAGTCCTATCATGGGCCTGGCACCTGCACCTTCTACGGCACCGCCAATTCCAACCAGATGCTGATGGAGATCATGGGCCTGCACACGCCGGGTGCCTCCTTCGTCAATCCGGGCACGCCGCTGCGCGACGCGCTGACCAGGGAAGCGGCCAAGCGGGCGCTGGCGATCACCGCGCTCGGCAATGCCTATACGCCGGTCGGGCGCATGATCGACGAGCGTTCGATCGTCAACGGCGTGGTCGGCCTGCACGCCACCGGCGGCTCGACCAACCATACGATCCACCTGATCGCCATGGCCGCGGCCGCCGGCATCGCGCTGACCTGGCAGGATATTTCCGACCTGTCGGAAGCCGTGCCGCTCTTGGCGCGCGTCTATCCGAACGGGCTCGCCGACGTGAACCACTTCCATGCTGCCGGCGGGCTCGGCTACCTGATCCGCGAGCTGCTCGACGAAGGCCTGCTGCATGAGGACGTGCAGACGGTGTGGGGTGAAGGCCTGCGGCCCTACGCGGTCGAGGCGAGGCTTGGCGAGGACGGCAGCGTGGTGCGCGAAGCGGCGCCGCTCGTGAGCGGCGACGAGAAGGTGCTGGCGCCGGTCAAGAAAGCCTTCCAGCCGACCGGTGGCCTGAAAGTGCTTGGAGGCAATCTCGGCCATGCCGTCATCAAGACCTCGGCCGTCAAACCGGAACGTCGCATCATCGAGGCGCCGGCAAAAGTGTTCGACAGCCAGCAAGGCCTGAACGACGCCTTCAAGGCCGGCCAGCTCACCGGCGACTTCGTCGCCGTGATCCGCTTCCAGGGCCCGAAGGCGAACGGCATGCCGGAACTGCACAAGCTCACCACCGTGCTCGGCATCCTGCAGGATCGCGGCCAGCGCGTGGCGTTGGTGACCGACGGGCGCATGTCGGGCGCTTCCGGCAAGGTGCCGGCGGCGATCCACGTGACGCCGGAAGCGGTCGAGGACGGCCCGATCGCCAGGATCCATGACGGCGACGTCATCCGGCTCGACGCCGATGCCGGCACACTCGAGGTGCTGGTGCCGGGAACCGAATTCGCGCTCCGCCGCACGGCGGACGCCGACCTCATCGGCAACGAGTTCGGATTCGGCCGTGAGCTGTTCGCCGGCTTCCGGCAACTGGTCGGCCGCGCCGACCACGGGGCGGCGGCATTCGGAAGCGCCTGA